A region from the Microcoleus sp. FACHB-68 genome encodes:
- a CDS encoding MBL fold metallo-hydrolase encodes MATLQQRRPENIAGDFYVDSTCIDCDTCRWMTPEVFRSAGDQSAVYHQPTDEAERLRAMQALLACPTASIGTVEKPKDIKDAQQSFPIPITENVYHCGYHSEDSYGAASYLIVRPEGNILVDSPRFAPPLVKRIEAMGGIRYLYLTHRDDVADHQKFQQHFGCERILHKDEINAGTRDVEIQLTGFEPVELAPDLLIIPVPGHTKGHTVLLYKNKFLFTGDHLAWSETRNHLVAFRDVCWYSWPELLQSMRRLAEYEFEWVLPGHGRRFHADKEAMRQQMHNCISWMER; translated from the coding sequence ATGGCAACTCTCCAACAGCGCCGGCCTGAAAATATCGCTGGTGACTTTTATGTGGATAGTACCTGCATTGATTGCGATACGTGCCGGTGGATGACTCCAGAGGTATTTCGCAGCGCCGGCGATCAGTCAGCAGTTTATCACCAACCCACAGACGAAGCCGAAAGATTGAGAGCGATGCAAGCGCTTTTGGCTTGTCCGACCGCTTCGATTGGCACAGTTGAAAAGCCAAAAGATATCAAAGACGCACAGCAAAGTTTTCCCATCCCAATCACAGAAAATGTCTACCATTGCGGCTACCATTCAGAAGACTCTTATGGGGCTGCAAGCTACTTAATTGTGCGACCGGAAGGTAATATTTTGGTCGATTCTCCTCGTTTTGCCCCGCCCTTAGTCAAGCGGATAGAAGCAATGGGAGGGATTCGCTATTTGTATCTTACTCACCGAGATGATGTGGCAGATCATCAGAAGTTTCAGCAGCATTTTGGGTGTGAGCGAATCTTGCATAAAGATGAAATCAATGCCGGCACTCGTGATGTGGAAATTCAACTCACTGGATTTGAGCCGGTAGAATTAGCACCTGATTTGTTAATAATTCCCGTTCCAGGTCACACGAAAGGTCACACAGTTTTACTATACAAAAACAAGTTTCTCTTTACCGGCGATCATCTTGCTTGGTCTGAAACTCGCAACCATCTAGTTGCTTTCCGAGATGTTTGTTGGTACTCGTGGCCAGAATTGCTTCAGTCAATGCGCCGGCTGGCTGAGTATGAGTTTGAATGGGTGCTTCCCGGTCATGGTCGCCGTTTTCATGCAGATAAAGAGGCGATGCGTCAACAGATGCACAATTGCATTAGCTGGATGGAAAGGTAA
- the mazG gene encoding nucleoside triphosphate pyrophosphohydrolase, whose protein sequence is MSTAQTPEPAAFDSATLTALQKLIEVVAKLRSPDGGCPWDLEQTPQTLIPYVIEEAYEVVDAIRSGDKKAIAEELGDLLLQVVLQAQIASESGDFTMAEVATGITEKLIRRHPHVFGDVEVNSVDEVRQNWEEIKATEKGETTESQTFSSKLSRYAKTLPPLMAGMKISEKAAGVGFEWENVEGVWEKFQEELGEFKYALEHEDKAHQQAELGDILFVLINLGRWYDLDPAEALQETNLRFIQRFSKMEVFAERPLTDYSLDELEAMWQKAKAQLAKQKQERDNSDE, encoded by the coding sequence ATGTCTACCGCGCAAACACCCGAACCGGCTGCATTTGATTCCGCTACCCTCACAGCTCTACAAAAGCTGATTGAAGTTGTTGCCAAGTTGCGATCACCCGATGGCGGTTGTCCTTGGGATTTAGAGCAAACACCGCAAACCTTGATTCCTTATGTGATCGAAGAAGCTTATGAAGTGGTAGATGCAATTCGTAGTGGCGATAAAAAGGCAATTGCCGAAGAATTAGGCGATTTACTGTTGCAGGTGGTGCTGCAAGCGCAAATTGCCAGTGAGTCTGGTGATTTTACAATGGCTGAAGTTGCCACCGGCATCACAGAAAAATTAATTCGCCGGCATCCTCATGTATTTGGTGATGTGGAAGTTAACAGCGTTGATGAAGTTCGTCAAAATTGGGAGGAAATTAAAGCAACTGAAAAGGGAGAAACTACAGAATCGCAAACATTTTCCTCAAAACTAAGCCGGTATGCGAAAACGTTGCCACCGTTGATGGCAGGAATGAAGATTTCTGAGAAAGCTGCCGGTGTTGGTTTCGAGTGGGAAAATGTTGAAGGAGTTTGGGAGAAGTTTCAGGAAGAGTTAGGGGAATTTAAATACGCCCTTGAACATGAAGATAAAGCCCATCAACAGGCAGAATTAGGGGATATTTTATTTGTCTTGATTAATTTAGGCCGGTGGTATGATTTAGATCCTGCTGAAGCTTTACAGGAAACCAATTTGCGGTTTATTCAGCGCTTTTCAAAAATGGAAGTTTTTGCAGAGCGACCGCTAACCGATTATAGCTTAGATGAGTTAGAAGCGATGTGGCAAAAAGCAAAGGCTCAGTTAGCAAAGCAGAAGCAGGAAAGGGATAATTCGGACGAGTGA
- a CDS encoding bestrophin family ion channel translates to MQWFKLALQLRGSVAPTVFPRVVLCGVFGFLVSLIYYYGAPVSWDIFGSVVTNVVFNLVLGLLLVFRTNTAYERFWEGRKIWGVIVINARNLARQIWVGVSEVEPADRENKASVLKLLVAFAIATKLHLRKEPVDSELEARINPAQTLKLKKVKNPPLEVALWIGNYLQQQQNRGCLTSNQLRAMNKLLDSMVEALTGCERISRTPIPLAYSIYLKRLLLIYGLILPFQIVDKTQWYTGLIVALISFILLGIEEIGNEIENPFGYDPNDLPLDEICNTISNNIEDLIVLDANELSLVDNWQTTAVE, encoded by the coding sequence ATGCAGTGGTTTAAATTGGCTTTACAACTTCGCGGTTCAGTTGCACCTACGGTATTTCCTCGCGTCGTCTTGTGCGGTGTATTTGGATTTTTAGTCTCTTTGATTTATTATTATGGTGCGCCTGTATCATGGGATATTTTTGGCAGCGTAGTCACGAATGTTGTATTCAATTTAGTCTTAGGTTTATTATTAGTATTTCGCACCAACACAGCTTATGAGCGATTTTGGGAAGGTCGAAAGATTTGGGGAGTTATCGTTATTAATGCTCGAAATTTAGCTCGTCAAATTTGGGTTGGGGTTTCTGAAGTTGAACCGGCAGACAGAGAAAATAAAGCGTCTGTTTTAAAGCTGTTGGTGGCTTTTGCGATTGCGACTAAGTTGCATTTGCGAAAAGAGCCGGTGGACAGCGAGTTAGAAGCGCGAATTAATCCAGCTCAAACGCTTAAACTTAAAAAAGTCAAAAATCCCCCGTTAGAAGTGGCGCTTTGGATTGGAAATTATTTGCAGCAACAGCAAAATCGCGGTTGCTTAACAAGCAATCAGTTAAGGGCGATGAATAAATTGCTAGATAGTATGGTAGAAGCCTTAACCGGCTGCGAACGCATTTCCAGAACCCCGATTCCTTTAGCTTATTCAATTTATCTAAAGCGATTGTTGCTGATATACGGCCTGATATTGCCTTTTCAAATTGTCGATAAGACGCAGTGGTACACAGGGTTAATTGTCGCTTTAATCAGTTTTATTTTATTAGGAATTGAAGAAATTGGCAATGAAATTGAAAATCCTTTTGGGTACGATCCCAATGACTTACCGTTAGATGAGATTTGCAACACTATCTCGAATAACATTGAAGATTTGATCGTGCTGGATGCGAATGAACTCTCCTTGGTAGATAATTGGCAGACAACTGCAGTGGAGTAA
- a CDS encoding NACHT domain-containing NTPase has translation MTQSIGLNDIYTSVNILEKITGRRGIGIDKLMQGFDPEQENFDRVGFGEISEERVPGIEAVKRYSKLMVLGKPGAGKTTFLKYLAIQCIGGEFLGDRVPIFITLKDFAETDTQPGLIEFINQRFAESGVTESQTADLLKQGRVFLLLDGLDEVREEDASRVIKQIERFSERYSINHFAMTCRIAAREHTFQPFKEVEVADFNNEQIKTFVGKWFQIKQLSLVNRFMTELEENESIKELATNPLLLTLLCLEFEDSGDFPKNRSELYERATHTLLRKWDSKRGIKRDQVYKNLFASRKEDLLSQLALSTFERKEYFFKQRDAERYITDYIRNLPDAKTDPEALQLDSEAVLKSIEAQHGLLVERARGIYSFSHLTFQEYFTARKIFTSCNPDSLDDKALQSLACHITEHRWREVFSLTLEMLPNAESLLLLMKQQVDTILAEDEKLQKFLRWVNQKSLAVDKCYEQTAVRVFYFCLEYIYNFNIFSIDDFIELADYFNIHSFNDYWYCSGDKGLKGLIDLKCYELLYYENISKFIPNSALADRIENVLDDKIEPHLKQSLQKLRNELADSNQDQEKFQEWWQSNRQTWINKVKVEMIKYRNIAHDWQLNSKQFQLLEQYYDANLLLVECLSSDCVASPEVRQEIEDTLLLPIAEIEKRKNRR, from the coding sequence ATGACTCAATCGATTGGGTTAAATGATATCTACACCAGCGTCAATATTCTGGAGAAAATCACCGGACGCAGAGGCATCGGAATTGATAAATTGATGCAAGGCTTTGACCCAGAACAAGAAAACTTTGACCGTGTAGGATTTGGGGAAATTTCTGAAGAGCGAGTACCCGGAATAGAAGCAGTCAAGCGCTACTCTAAGCTGATGGTTTTAGGTAAACCAGGAGCGGGTAAAACTACTTTTTTGAAATATCTGGCCATTCAGTGCATTGGTGGAGAATTTCTAGGGGATCGAGTGCCGATTTTTATCACCCTAAAGGATTTTGCTGAAACTGATACTCAGCCAGGATTAATTGAATTCATCAACCAGAGATTCGCTGAGAGTGGGGTGACAGAAAGTCAAACTGCTGATTTGCTAAAGCAAGGGAGGGTATTTCTTTTGCTCGATGGCTTGGATGAAGTCAGAGAAGAGGATGCCAGCCGAGTCATCAAGCAAATTGAGAGGTTTTCAGAACGCTATTCCATAAATCATTTTGCAATGACCTGCCGGATAGCGGCACGAGAGCATACATTTCAACCATTCAAAGAAGTGGAAGTTGCAGATTTTAATAATGAGCAAATAAAGACATTTGTTGGCAAATGGTTTCAGATAAAACAATTAAGTTTGGTTAATCGATTTATGACAGAATTAGAGGAAAATGAGTCAATTAAAGAATTGGCAACTAATCCTTTACTACTAACCTTGCTATGTTTAGAGTTTGAAGATTCAGGTGATTTTCCAAAGAACCGTTCTGAATTATATGAAAGAGCAACTCATACTCTACTGAGAAAATGGGATAGTAAGCGTGGAATTAAGCGAGATCAGGTTTATAAAAACCTATTTGCCAGCCGAAAAGAAGATTTGCTTAGTCAACTTGCATTGAGTACCTTTGAACGTAAAGAATACTTTTTCAAGCAGAGAGATGCTGAGCGGTATATTACTGATTACATTCGCAATTTACCAGATGCCAAAACCGATCCTGAAGCTTTGCAACTAGATAGTGAAGCAGTGCTGAAATCCATTGAAGCACAACATGGCTTACTGGTAGAACGAGCAAGAGGCATTTATTCTTTTTCTCATCTCACATTTCAAGAATATTTCACAGCCAGAAAGATTTTCACCAGTTGTAATCCGGATTCATTAGATGACAAAGCTTTGCAAAGTTTGGCCTGCCACATTACCGAACATCGTTGGCGGGAAGTCTTTTCGCTCACCCTAGAAATGTTACCAAATGCAGAGAGTCTCTTACTGTTAATGAAACAGCAGGTCGATACAATTTTAGCAGAGGATGAGAAGTTGCAGAAGTTCTTAAGGTGGGTAAATCAGAAATCTTTAGCTGTTGATAAATGCTACGAGCAAACTGCTGTTAGAGTTTTTTATTTTTGTCTTGAGTATATTTATAATTTTAATATTTTTTCAATAGATGATTTTATTGAATTAGCTGATTATTTTAATATTCACAGTTTTAATGATTATTGGTATTGCTCTGGAGATAAGGGTTTAAAGGGTTTAATCGATCTCAAGTGCTATGAGTTACTTTATTACGAAAATATTTCTAAGTTCATTCCCAATAGTGCCCTTGCTGATAGAATTGAAAATGTTCTGGATGACAAAATTGAACCTCATCTGAAACAATCATTACAAAAACTTAGAAATGAGTTAGCCGATTCAAATCAAGATCAAGAAAAATTTCAAGAATGGTGGCAATCTAACCGTCAAACTTGGATTAACAAAGTAAAAGTAGAAATGATTAAATACCGAAATATAGCTCATGATTGGCAGTTGAACAGTAAGCAGTTTCAATTACTTGAGCAGTATTACGATGCGAATCTATTGCTAGTAGAATGTCTCAGCAGCGATTGCGTTGCATCCCCTGAAGTACGACAGGAAATAGAAGACACCTTACTATTACCCATCGCTGAAATTGAGAAACGCAAAAACCGCAGATAA
- a CDS encoding M48 family metalloprotease yields MSSQSGLLKAGHDAFKQGRYPEAIQSLEEFCFNCTDLQSPDYFRAQMWLVQAYQHNGQHSQARALCNRLAFNENPDVANWAQQARQSITGEPASTQAQPSMVEKAGRAGSAGLKLAMSGAGNLTLASGVTISLLLGMVLVLALAVFFILSSETPTTGLIISVAFTLIFNVAVFFLSPWLMDLTQSWLYHTRWVSLADIESQSPEAAAVIQRVCAEKQLKQPRLGIIDDENPTAFTYGSLPNTARVVVSQGLFTYLDDDEVATVYAHELGHVVHWDFAVMTLASTLVQIVYLIYIFARRMGRSGGEKMKDAFATAAMVAYVFYVAGTYLVLYLSRTREYFADHFAAEVTGNPNALSRALVKIAYGILEEGQRAQEPSRLMEGTRALGIYDHKAASSTGTAYRIASDPSKIGRVFLWDMFNPWGWWMELNSTHPLTGKRVRALSTYAEQLGIEIEFDMGRVIGEGRGLNKGRLYGSFVLDLLLYSAEVIGIFGGLVLGIFLITSIGPQMALACPLIGFGLGTLIKTLVMFPSYKQAPATDVLTLMSNPYASPLRGVPAKLDGELIGRGDAGYAFGSDLMLQDRTGLMYLRYASRFGPVGNFLFGMKRVKSLIGGQVGTLGWFRRGVAPWMDLIQMNSESGTVVNSYHRFWSFVMGAGAIILGVVVAVVLTGSV; encoded by the coding sequence ATGTCCTCTCAATCTGGATTGCTCAAAGCGGGGCATGACGCCTTTAAACAAGGGCGCTACCCAGAAGCGATTCAAAGCCTCGAAGAATTTTGCTTCAATTGCACTGATCTTCAATCGCCAGACTATTTCCGGGCGCAGATGTGGCTGGTTCAAGCTTATCAGCACAACGGCCAGCACTCACAAGCGAGGGCACTCTGCAACCGGCTAGCGTTCAACGAGAATCCCGACGTGGCAAACTGGGCACAGCAAGCCCGACAATCTATCACCGGCGAACCGGCAAGCACTCAAGCTCAACCGAGTATGGTTGAGAAAGCCGGTCGGGCAGGGAGTGCCGGCCTAAAATTGGCCATGTCTGGAGCCGGTAATCTCACCCTCGCCTCTGGCGTCACAATTTCCTTGCTGTTGGGTATGGTTTTGGTTTTAGCCTTAGCCGTCTTCTTCATCCTCAGCAGCGAAACGCCCACCACGGGTTTAATCATCTCAGTGGCGTTTACCCTGATTTTCAACGTCGCTGTTTTCTTCCTCTCCCCTTGGTTGATGGACTTAACCCAAAGCTGGCTGTATCACACGCGTTGGGTATCTCTGGCAGACATTGAAAGCCAAAGTCCAGAGGCAGCCGCCGTGATTCAGCGAGTGTGTGCCGAGAAACAACTGAAACAGCCCCGCTTGGGAATTATCGACGACGAAAACCCCACCGCCTTTACTTACGGTTCCTTGCCAAATACGGCGCGGGTAGTGGTGAGTCAGGGGTTGTTTACCTACCTCGACGATGACGAAGTTGCAACGGTTTACGCCCACGAACTCGGCCACGTTGTCCACTGGGATTTTGCAGTGATGACGTTGGCTTCAACGTTGGTGCAAATCGTTTATCTGATATATATCTTTGCCCGACGCATGGGGCGTAGCGGTGGCGAAAAGATGAAAGATGCCTTCGCAACTGCGGCGATGGTGGCTTATGTGTTTTATGTTGCCGGCACCTATCTGGTGTTGTATTTGTCGCGCACACGGGAGTATTTTGCCGATCACTTTGCGGCTGAAGTCACCGGCAACCCGAACGCCTTGTCTCGCGCTTTGGTCAAGATTGCCTATGGCATTTTGGAAGAGGGGCAGCGGGCGCAAGAACCCAGCCGGTTGATGGAAGGCACGCGGGCGCTAGGTATTTATGACCACAAGGCGGCCTCTTCCACCGGCACCGCTTACCGAATTGCTTCCGATCCGAGTAAAATCGGTCGGGTGTTTCTGTGGGATATGTTTAACCCGTGGGGTTGGTGGATGGAGTTGAATTCTACTCATCCATTGACAGGTAAGCGGGTTCGGGCATTGAGTACCTACGCAGAACAGTTGGGCATTGAGATTGAATTCGACATGGGCCGCGTCATCGGTGAAGGTCGCGGTTTGAATAAAGGCCGGCTCTACGGTAGTTTTGTGCTGGATCTGTTGCTCTACAGCGCTGAAGTCATTGGGATTTTCGGGGGTTTGGTACTCGGCATTTTCCTGATCACTTCTATCGGGCCACAGATGGCGCTTGCTTGTCCGCTGATTGGGTTTGGGCTAGGAACTTTAATCAAGACGCTGGTGATGTTCCCTAGCTATAAGCAGGCACCGGCAACGGATGTTCTCACGCTGATGTCTAACCCCTATGCAAGCCCGTTGCGGGGTGTGCCGGCAAAGTTAGACGGTGAGTTGATCGGGCGCGGGGATGCCGGTTATGCGTTTGGATCGGATCTGATGTTACAAGATCGGACTGGGTTAATGTATTTGCGTTATGCGTCTCGTTTCGGGCCGGTTGGGAATTTCCTATTTGGCATGAAACGAGTTAAAAGCCTGATTGGGGGGCAAGTGGGTACTTTGGGTTGGTTTCGTCGCGGCGTCGCACCGTGGATGGATTTGATTCAGATGAATAGTGAAAGCGGCACGGTGGTGAATAGTTACCATCGTTTCTGGTCGTTTGTTATGGGTGCCGGTGCGATCATACTCGGTGTTGTCGTGGCGGTGGTTTTAACCGGCAGCGTTTAA
- a CDS encoding response regulator, protein MSNNQPCILLVDDEPNNLCLLEELLQSEGYDTLLAESGAKALEIAKTSLPAMILLDVMMPDMDGFELCRRLREDVNLQTVPVIFLTALDDDDSRLRGLEMMGDDYITKPVKSTLLLKKIASVLYLHQMRMRQSQIQIGQQMKEKTQRNMAAAWQINQALTEKFRLFVPEQFLQRIAPRGVESIELGNAKEEELSIVFCDIRGFTAIAESQQAIDTFNWLNAFFTQMNQAISSQFGFIDKFLGDAIMAVFDRPGQHAQDALNAAVMMRQNLRAFNASRDLFNLKEPVNIGIGVHTGTGLIGTLGANSRMDSTVIGDVVNTASRLEDLTKVYGCQVIVSDAAIAELNQPEFFHLRWIDRVAPRGKQQAINIYEVLGTQTHPLDEAKILSLPAFEMGIQSWQQGNFPLAIASFQEIVNKNIRDTVAALYIRRCESRLGSVPAEFEQSGPAWDGVPVG, encoded by the coding sequence ATGTCAAATAATCAGCCCTGCATTTTGCTTGTTGATGATGAGCCTAACAATTTATGTTTATTAGAAGAATTACTGCAATCAGAAGGGTATGACACCCTTTTGGCAGAATCCGGGGCTAAAGCGCTGGAAATCGCCAAGACATCATTGCCGGCAATGATTTTGCTGGATGTAATGATGCCGGATATGGATGGGTTTGAGCTGTGCCGGCGTTTGCGCGAAGATGTGAATTTACAAACAGTGCCGGTGATCTTTTTAACCGCTCTTGATGATGACGATTCTCGTCTGAGAGGATTGGAGATGATGGGCGATGACTATATTACCAAGCCGGTTAAAAGCACCTTGCTGCTAAAAAAGATTGCTAGTGTCTTGTATCTACACCAGATGCGAATGCGGCAATCGCAAATTCAAATTGGGCAGCAAATGAAGGAAAAAACTCAGCGAAATATGGCAGCCGCTTGGCAAATAAATCAAGCGCTAACGGAAAAATTTCGCCTGTTTGTACCAGAACAATTTCTTCAACGTATTGCGCCGCGCGGTGTGGAATCGATTGAGCTGGGGAATGCGAAAGAGGAAGAATTATCAATTGTCTTTTGCGATATTCGCGGTTTCACGGCAATTGCAGAATCCCAGCAAGCAATTGATACGTTTAACTGGTTAAATGCGTTTTTTACGCAGATGAATCAAGCGATTTCATCCCAGTTTGGGTTTATTGATAAGTTTTTGGGCGATGCGATTATGGCGGTTTTTGACCGGCCAGGACAGCACGCGCAAGATGCTTTGAATGCGGCGGTGATGATGCGGCAAAACTTGCGTGCATTTAATGCTAGCCGGGATTTATTTAATTTAAAAGAGCCGGTAAATATTGGAATTGGGGTACACACCGGCACAGGTTTGATTGGTACACTTGGGGCAAATTCTCGCATGGATTCAACCGTGATTGGTGATGTGGTGAATACGGCATCTCGGTTGGAAGATTTGACAAAAGTCTACGGTTGCCAGGTGATTGTTAGTGATGCGGCAATTGCTGAGTTAAATCAACCGGAGTTTTTTCATTTACGCTGGATTGATCGGGTTGCACCGCGTGGCAAGCAGCAGGCGATTAATATCTACGAGGTACTAGGTACACAAACTCATCCCCTTGATGAGGCGAAGATCCTGTCACTGCCGGCATTTGAGATGGGCATTCAATCATGGCAGCAGGGAAACTTTCCGCTAGCAATAGCATCTTTTCAAGAAATTGTCAACAAAAATATACGAGATACTGTTGCGGCGCTTTATATTCGGCGCTGCGAGTCTCGCTTAGGTTCAGTACCGGCAGAGTTTGAGCAAAGTGGGCCGGCTTGGGATGGAGTGCCGGTGGGGTAA
- the folB gene encoding dihydroneopterin aldolase produces the protein MDSIQLTGIKCYGYTGYLPEEQVLGQWFEVDITLWVDLAIAGKSDHIEDTLDYRSVISTIQHLVKTSKFALIERLVDAIAEASLEPAQVQQVQVRLSKPAAPIPDFGGKITVEITRSK, from the coding sequence ATGGATTCAATTCAACTCACCGGCATCAAATGTTATGGATATACCGGCTACCTGCCAGAGGAACAAGTTCTCGGTCAATGGTTTGAAGTGGACATCACACTCTGGGTCGATTTGGCAATAGCCGGCAAAAGCGATCACATCGAAGACACCCTCGATTATCGCAGCGTGATTTCCACCATACAACACTTAGTAAAAACCTCTAAATTTGCCTTAATCGAGCGATTAGTTGATGCGATCGCAGAGGCTAGCTTAGAACCGGCACAGGTGCAGCAAGTCCAAGTTCGCTTAAGCAAGCCGGCTGCCCCCATCCCCGACTTTGGCGGTAAAATTACTGTTGAAATTACTCGATCAAAATAG
- a CDS encoding 3'(2'),5'-bisphosphate nucleotidase has translation MSYEQEKQVAIEAAIAAAKLCEQVRAAIPAAMEKSDKSPVTIADYGSQAVICKAISEAFPDDPVVGEEDAAQLREPAMAENLTKITDYVKELIADATPEQVLDWIDRGNGTVAPRYWTLDPIDGTKGFLRQDQYAVAIALVEAGDIKVGVLACPALPVEGGETGALFVAVRGEGAQMMPLAGGELRPIQVMSAGNVSNFRFVESVEAAHSDQSRQDAVAKAAGITAPSVRMDSQAKYGAVACGMAALYLRLPSPKTPDYRENIWDHAAGAIVVEEAGGRVTDMYGIPLNFSESTKMVNNQGVVVSNGAIHDAVLEVFREKMP, from the coding sequence ATGTCTTACGAACAAGAGAAACAAGTTGCCATTGAAGCTGCAATTGCGGCGGCGAAACTGTGTGAGCAAGTCCGCGCTGCAATCCCGGCAGCGATGGAAAAAAGCGACAAAAGCCCGGTGACGATTGCTGATTATGGCTCTCAGGCGGTGATTTGCAAGGCGATCTCTGAGGCGTTTCCCGATGATCCGGTGGTAGGTGAGGAGGATGCTGCCCAACTACGAGAGCCGGCGATGGCTGAGAATTTAACAAAAATAACCGATTATGTTAAAGAATTAATTGCTGATGCAACGCCTGAGCAGGTGCTGGACTGGATTGATCGGGGTAATGGTACGGTAGCGCCGCGTTATTGGACACTTGATCCGATTGATGGCACGAAAGGGTTTTTACGTCAAGATCAATATGCAGTAGCGATCGCCCTAGTGGAAGCCGGTGATATAAAAGTGGGGGTTTTGGCTTGCCCTGCGCTGCCGGTGGAAGGCGGCGAAACCGGGGCGCTATTTGTGGCAGTGCGCGGTGAGGGGGCGCAGATGATGCCACTTGCCGGCGGTGAATTACGCCCAATTCAAGTAATGAGTGCCGGCAATGTCAGTAATTTCCGCTTTGTAGAGAGTGTGGAAGCGGCGCACAGCGATCAGTCGCGGCAAGATGCGGTGGCGAAGGCGGCGGGCATTACTGCCCCCTCTGTGCGGATGGATTCTCAGGCAAAGTATGGCGCGGTAGCCTGTGGAATGGCGGCACTTTACTTGCGGTTGCCCTCACCGAAGACGCCAGATTACCGGGAGAATATTTGGGATCACGCTGCCGGTGCGATTGTGGTGGAAGAAGCCGGTGGGCGGGTGACGGATATGTATGGCATTCCCCTAAATTTTTCTGAAAGCACAAAAATGGTGAATAACCAGGGTGTCGTTGTCAGTAATGGGGCGATTCACGACGCAGTGTTAGAAGTGTTTCGGGAGAAGATGCCGTAG
- a CDS encoding glutamate-5-semialdehyde dehydrogenase, which produces MTTTPIASLPLTAIAQQTRQAARQLAILPTEAKNQAIEAIAQALEAAAGDILAANAADCEAAEAAGIAKPLYSRLKLDETKLKGAIAGVRDVGKLPDPVGAIQIHRQLDEGLILKRITCPLGVLGVIFEARPDALIQITALAIKSGNGVILKGGQEAVRSCQALVKAIHQGLSTTAVKPEAVQLLTTREEIQALLKLDEYVDLIIPRGSNSFVRFVQENTRIPVLGHADGICHLYVDKSADIQKAVTIAVDAKTHYPAACNAIETLLVHKKIAPQFLPAVAEALQKQNVELRGDDSSREFVNIVPATETDWSTEYSDLILSIKVVDSLAEAIDHINTYGSKHTDAIATEDADAADTFLNQVDAAGVFHNCSTRFADGFRYGFGAEVGISTQQMPPRGPVGLEGLITYKYKVAGDGHIAATYSGKDAKPFTHKDLE; this is translated from the coding sequence ATGACCACCACTCCGATAGCTTCTCTTCCTCTGACTGCGATCGCTCAGCAGACGCGTCAAGCTGCACGCCAGCTGGCAATTCTCCCCACCGAAGCGAAAAACCAAGCGATTGAAGCGATCGCCCAGGCTTTAGAAGCGGCTGCCGGCGATATTTTGGCAGCGAATGCAGCAGATTGCGAAGCCGCAGAGGCTGCCGGTATTGCCAAACCACTTTATAGCCGGCTGAAATTGGACGAGACGAAGCTCAAAGGTGCGATCGCCGGTGTGCGAGATGTGGGTAAATTGCCTGATCCAGTCGGTGCAATTCAAATTCACCGGCAACTCGATGAAGGGTTAATTCTCAAACGCATTACTTGTCCTTTGGGAGTGCTTGGTGTGATTTTTGAAGCGCGTCCCGATGCATTAATTCAAATTACGGCCTTAGCAATTAAATCTGGCAACGGTGTCATCCTCAAAGGTGGACAGGAAGCGGTGCGCTCTTGTCAAGCATTAGTGAAAGCAATTCACCAAGGTTTATCGACAACGGCAGTTAAACCAGAAGCGGTGCAATTGCTGACAACGAGAGAAGAAATTCAAGCCCTACTGAAGCTAGATGAGTATGTGGATCTAATTATTCCCAGAGGCTCTAATTCTTTTGTGAGATTTGTGCAGGAAAATACTCGCATTCCGGTACTCGGTCATGCTGATGGAATTTGTCACCTTTATGTAGATAAATCCGCAGATATTCAGAAAGCTGTAACAATTGCAGTGGATGCAAAAACTCATTATCCGGCTGCTTGTAATGCGATTGAAACTTTGTTAGTTCACAAAAAAATTGCTCCTCAATTTTTGCCGGCAGTTGCCGAGGCGTTGCAAAAACAGAATGTGGAATTACGGGGAGATGATAGCAGCCGCGAGTTTGTCAATATTGTGCCGGCAACGGAAACAGACTGGTCAACTGAATACAGCGATTTAATTTTATCGATTAAAGTTGTAGATTCTTTGGCAGAAGCAATTGACCACATCAATACTTATGGCTCAAAACACACGGACGCCATCGCCACTGAAGATGCAGACGCTGCTGATACATTTTTAAATCAAGTAGATGCTGCCGGCGTTTTTCACAACTGTTCAACACGCTTTGCCGATGGTTTCCGTTACGGTTTCGGTGCAGAAGTTGGAATTAGCACCCAACAAATGCCGCCTCGCGGGCCGGTAGGTTTAGAAGGGCTGATAACCTATAAATATAAAGTTGCCGGTGACGGGCATATTGCGGCCACTTATTCAGGCAAAGATGCGAAACCTTTTACTCACAAAGATTTAGAGTAA